One part of the Haloprofundus halobius genome encodes these proteins:
- a CDS encoding ParA family protein, translating to MLAYSTYSEAGGVGKTTTAANLAVAHARAGLKPLVVPLDPQDGDLSRLFGVDDQRTDPVDNLVRHMIRRPKGEFQDLVRTVEGVDIVPEHNMLSDLAEYLQREKDQAEAMGEAFGVHAQLLRVLREANVPDEYDVLICDPPATEGPHLYNAIHATRSLVIPVEPSAKGRAAVEGLEALVAGFEEQLEIDVGVLAAVPIGFKNTRDQRTVLEEINYAIPEIVGERASLMEGSWMQQCSAFTYVREHRDRRRNYELETLAQFDRLARHLEAEVGIEAPNPPEPGDVEHEVMAP from the coding sequence ATGTTAGCGTACTCGACATACAGCGAGGCCGGCGGGGTGGGCAAAACCACCACCGCGGCGAACTTGGCTGTCGCGCACGCACGGGCGGGACTGAAACCGCTCGTCGTTCCACTCGACCCGCAGGACGGAGACCTGTCTCGACTGTTCGGCGTCGACGACCAGCGGACCGACCCTGTCGACAATCTGGTTCGACACATGATTCGGCGCCCGAAAGGCGAGTTTCAGGACCTCGTCCGGACGGTCGAGGGCGTCGACATCGTCCCCGAACACAACATGCTCTCGGACCTCGCGGAGTACCTTCAACGCGAGAAAGATCAAGCGGAGGCGATGGGCGAAGCTTTCGGGGTGCATGCTCAACTCCTCCGCGTCCTCCGCGAGGCGAACGTCCCGGACGAGTACGACGTCCTCATCTGTGACCCCCCGGCGACGGAAGGGCCGCACCTCTACAACGCGATTCACGCCACCCGGTCGCTCGTCATCCCCGTCGAACCTAGTGCGAAAGGACGCGCAGCGGTCGAAGGACTGGAAGCGCTCGTCGCCGGCTTCGAAGAGCAACTCGAAATCGACGTCGGCGTACTCGCGGCCGTCCCTATCGGGTTCAAAAACACGCGAGACCAGCGGACCGTCCTCGAAGAGATCAACTACGCCATTCCGGAGATCGTCGGTGAGCGCGCGTCGCTGATGGAAGGCAGTTGGATGCAGCAGTGTTCGGCGTTCACCTACGTCCGCGAGCACCGCGACCGTCGCCGCAATTACGAACTGGAGACGCTCGCGCAGTTCGACCGACTCGCCCGACATCTGGAAGCGGAGGTCGGTATCGAGGCACCCAACCCGCCGGAACCGGGTGACGTCGAGCACGAGGTGATGGCACCATGA
- a CDS encoding DUF4177 domain-containing protein has translation MGTNQRPAWEYKTIEPPKGLTKRETIDPTAELNDLGADGWELTATIDYDKGGTKLLILKRPVYDE, from the coding sequence ATGGGGACGAATCAGCGACCGGCGTGGGAGTACAAGACCATCGAACCGCCGAAAGGGCTGACCAAACGCGAGACGATCGACCCGACCGCCGAACTCAACGACCTCGGCGCGGACGGGTGGGAACTGACCGCGACTATCGACTACGACAAAGGCGGGACGAAGCTGCTGATACTGAAACGGCCGGTGTACGATGAGTGA
- a CDS encoding orc1/cdc6 family replication initiation protein: MGMFERDRLVFADAEPLDDSYEPEDIRERDKELAKYQRALQPIIDNRPTSNIFLYGKTGTGKTVATKFMLSHLEHDAEKYDDIDLSTVWVGCENLSSSYQVAVSLVNELRLEKGKDRISTTGYSQQRVFDILYEELDSFGDTVVIVLDEIDNIGDSDDILYGLPRARSNGYVENVQPVIVGISNDFQFRDSLSPKVKDTLAEKEILFPPYDANQLRSILEPRAEKAFHDDVLEGDVVPLCAALSAQDTGSARQAIRLLREAGELAQAEDVATVTDDHVRGAQDELEKNQLYEGMQELTTQGHVVLCALAYHEARDDVPVRSRDLYEQYVNICNQLDADSVSGRRVRDHLSDLNMLGLINVYERNEGLSAGRYHEYELNVPLDAVLNVLLSISRFEEIAESIQSNATQNDVLQSDISDY; the protein is encoded by the coding sequence ATGGGGATGTTCGAGCGAGACCGCCTCGTGTTCGCCGATGCCGAACCTCTGGACGACTCGTACGAACCGGAGGACATCCGCGAGCGGGACAAGGAACTCGCGAAGTACCAGCGCGCGCTGCAGCCGATAATCGACAACCGCCCGACCTCGAACATCTTCCTGTACGGGAAGACGGGGACGGGGAAGACAGTCGCGACCAAGTTCATGCTCTCACACCTCGAACACGACGCCGAGAAGTACGACGACATCGACCTTTCGACCGTCTGGGTCGGCTGTGAGAACCTCTCCTCGTCGTATCAGGTCGCAGTATCGCTCGTGAACGAACTCCGCCTCGAGAAGGGAAAGGACAGAATCAGCACGACTGGCTACTCTCAACAACGGGTCTTCGACATCCTCTACGAGGAGCTCGACTCCTTCGGTGACACCGTCGTCATCGTCCTCGACGAGATCGACAACATCGGCGACTCCGACGACATCCTCTACGGACTTCCCCGCGCTCGCTCGAACGGCTACGTCGAGAACGTCCAGCCCGTCATCGTCGGAATCAGCAACGACTTCCAGTTCAGAGACAGCCTCTCCCCGAAGGTCAAAGACACACTCGCCGAAAAGGAGATCCTCTTTCCGCCGTATGACGCGAATCAACTCCGTTCGATTCTGGAGCCGCGGGCGGAGAAAGCGTTTCACGACGATGTACTCGAAGGCGACGTCGTTCCGCTGTGTGCTGCGCTCTCCGCCCAAGACACCGGCTCCGCTCGCCAGGCGATTCGGCTCCTCCGGGAAGCGGGCGAACTCGCACAGGCCGAGGACGTCGCCACCGTCACCGACGACCACGTCCGAGGCGCACAGGACGAACTCGAAAAGAACCAACTGTACGAGGGAATGCAGGAACTCACGACGCAGGGTCACGTCGTCCTCTGCGCGCTCGCGTACCACGAAGCGCGTGACGATGTGCCGGTTCGCTCTCGCGACCTCTACGAGCAGTACGTGAATATCTGTAATCAGCTCGACGCCGATAGCGTGAGCGGTCGTCGAGTTCGCGACCACCTCTCCGATCTTAACATGCTCGGACTGATCAACGTCTACGAACGAAACGAGGGGCTCTCCGCCGGCCGGTATCACGAGTACGAACTCAATGTACCGCTGGATGCGGTGCTCAACGTATTGCTCTCGATCTCTCGGTTCGAGGAGATTGCCGAATCGATTCAGTCGAACGCGACTCAGAACGACGTCCTTCAGTCGGATATCTCCGATTACTGA
- a CDS encoding RNA 2'-phosphotransferase, whose amino-acid sequence MIRVCDDHGYFADGSCPVCGDEGEPVLNEKRRRQLSKFMSGALRHFPDDVGLSINLQGWSDFDSLIDTVTDKYAWAELRQVVAVIEADEKGRFERQDGRIRAAYGHSIDVDLEATESTVPNRLYHGTNPGALDEIFEEGLRPMSRQYVHLSETVEEARVVGRRHADSPVVLAIDASKMKQDGYEIDKRGEGTFTVKRVPAKYLERLNGPETDDQRFEQ is encoded by the coding sequence GTGATTCGAGTCTGCGACGACCACGGTTATTTCGCTGATGGTAGCTGCCCCGTTTGCGGCGATGAAGGCGAGCCTGTGCTCAATGAAAAACGTCGACGTCAACTCTCGAAGTTTATGAGTGGTGCGTTACGTCACTTTCCCGATGATGTCGGTTTGTCCATCAATCTACAGGGATGGTCCGACTTTGATTCCCTCATCGATACTGTCACAGACAAATACGCGTGGGCTGAACTCAGACAGGTTGTGGCAGTCATCGAAGCTGACGAGAAGGGACGGTTTGAGCGTCAAGATGGCCGGATTCGTGCTGCCTACGGTCACTCAATCGATGTCGATCTCGAAGCGACCGAGTCGACAGTACCAAATCGACTGTATCACGGAACCAACCCGGGGGCGCTTGATGAAATTTTCGAGGAGGGATTGCGGCCGATGTCGCGGCAGTACGTCCATCTCTCAGAAACGGTTGAGGAGGCGCGGGTTGTCGGGCGACGACACGCTGACAGTCCTGTTGTGCTTGCTATCGACGCCAGTAAGATGAAGCAAGACGGCTATGAGATCGACAAACGGGGAGAAGGAACATTCACCGTCAAGCGCGTTCCAGCCAAGTACCTCGAACGACTGAACGGACCTGAAACCGACGATCAGAGATTCGAGCAATAA
- a CDS encoding IS630 family transposase → MKRLTGITVDDLQNVLESVDDKKPAQRLFVAIAYKNGVTQSELAKWFDVERKTIYNWLTRLEERDFECAVLDEDRPGRPRKLTDEQLNELESVLQNPPTGSRFDAPAWTTELLQRFIRDQFNIDYSRPSCRRLMKEAGLNYQTPRKAAAEADVEDPQALEKKLKKLSHVWIPS, encoded by the coding sequence ATGAAACGCCTCACCGGTATCACGGTTGACGACCTCCAAAATGTCCTCGAGTCTGTTGACGATAAAAAGCCGGCTCAACGCCTGTTCGTGGCGATTGCGTACAAAAACGGCGTTACACAATCGGAGCTCGCCAAGTGGTTCGACGTCGAACGAAAGACGATCTATAACTGGCTCACGCGACTCGAAGAACGGGATTTCGAGTGTGCCGTGCTCGACGAGGATCGGCCGGGGAGACCGCGGAAACTTACTGATGAGCAGCTCAATGAACTCGAATCAGTTCTTCAGAACCCACCGACGGGATCCAGGTTCGATGCTCCTGCCTGGACGACAGAATTGCTCCAGAGATTCATCCGAGACCAGTTCAATATCGATTACTCACGACCGAGCTGTCGACGGTTAATGAAGGAAGCTGGGTTGAACTACCAGACGCCCCGAAAAGCCGCCGCCGAGGCAGATGTCGAGGACCCCCAAGCGCTCGAAAAGAAGTTAAAAAAACTTAGTCACGTCTGGATACCTAGCTAG